One genomic window of Terriglobales bacterium includes the following:
- a CDS encoding hydroxymethylglutaryl-CoA lyase, whose amino-acid sequence MPDAIKLVECPRDAWQGLKAQIPTEVKVAYLRALIGAGFKHLDAVSFVSPKYVPQMADSEDVLEQLDPPDDVEIIGIVVNERGVERAILTEAVRTVGFPYSVSPTFLRNNQKQSLEEAVEMLEKIKQKSDEAGLDTVAYISMAFGNPYGDLWNPEEVLEAVGIVADMNVKTISLADTVGLAASETIAQVVTAVLEKYDHLEIGVHLHGRQEQAVDKVLAAYDAGCRRFDSALGGLGGCPFAQDMLVGNVPTERLLEGFARHAVDIPIRKPLENVLKMNADIETKYAVEVRH is encoded by the coding sequence GTGCCTGACGCCATCAAACTCGTGGAGTGCCCGCGCGATGCCTGGCAGGGGCTGAAGGCGCAGATCCCCACCGAGGTCAAGGTGGCCTACCTGCGCGCCCTCATCGGCGCTGGCTTCAAGCACCTGGACGCGGTCTCGTTCGTCTCGCCCAAGTACGTGCCGCAGATGGCCGACTCGGAAGACGTGCTGGAGCAGCTCGACCCCCCCGACGACGTCGAGATCATCGGCATCGTGGTCAACGAGCGCGGGGTGGAGCGCGCCATCCTCACCGAAGCGGTGCGCACCGTGGGCTTCCCCTATTCCGTCTCGCCCACCTTCCTGCGCAATAATCAGAAGCAATCGCTGGAGGAGGCGGTGGAGATGCTGGAGAAGATCAAGCAGAAGTCCGACGAGGCCGGCCTGGACACCGTGGCCTACATCTCCATGGCCTTCGGTAATCCCTACGGCGACCTGTGGAACCCGGAGGAGGTGCTGGAGGCGGTGGGCATCGTCGCCGACATGAACGTGAAGACCATCTCCCTGGCCGACACCGTGGGCCTGGCCGCCAGCGAGACCATCGCCCAGGTGGTGACCGCGGTGCTGGAGAAGTACGATCACCTGGAGATCGGCGTGCACTTGCACGGGCGGCAGGAGCAGGCCGTGGACAAGGTGCTGGCCGCCTACGACGCCGGCTGCCGCCGCTTCGACTCCGCCCTGGGCGGTCTGGGCGGCTGTCCCTTCGCCCAGGACATGCTGGTGGGCAACGTCCCCACCGAGCGCCTGCTGGAGGGTTTTGCCCGCCACGCGGTGGACATCCCCATCCGCAAGCCGCTGGAGAACGTGCTCAAGATGAACGCCGACATCGAGACCAAGTATGCGGTCGAGGTCCGCCACTGA